A genomic stretch from Physeter macrocephalus isolate SW-GA chromosome 12, ASM283717v5, whole genome shotgun sequence includes:
- the LOC112062732 gene encoding glycine cleavage system H protein, mitochondrial-like: protein MALRLARSVRAMVCSLRAIFVPNAPCSPQPWGLREGAVLALCTGPALLSGCKFTDKHEWVTTENGVGTVGISNFAQEALGDVVYCSLPEVGTKLNKQEEFGALESVKAASQLYSPLSGEVTEINEALAENPGLVNTSCYEDGWLIKMTLSNPSELDELMSEEAYEKYIKSIEE from the coding sequence ATGGCGCTGCGACTGGCGCGGAGCGTGCGGGCCATGGTCTGCAGCCTGCGCGCCATCTTTGTGCCCAACgcgccctgctcgccgcagcccTGGGGACTGCGGGAGGGCGCCGTCCTGGCGCTGTGCACCGGCCCCGCTCTGCTGTCGGGTTGTAAATTCACAGACAAACATGAATGGGTAACAACAGAAAATGGTGTTGGAACAGTGGGAATCAGCAATTTTGCACAGGAAGCTTTGGGAGATGTTGTTTACTGTAGTCTGCCTGAAGTTGGGACAAAATTGAACAAACAAGAGGAATTTGGTGCTTTGGAAAGTGTGAAAGCTGCTAGTCAACTCTATTCTCCTCTATCAGGAGAAGTAACTGAAATTAATGAAGCTCTAGCAGAAAATCCAGGACTTGTCAACACATCTTGTTATGAAGATGGTTGGCTGATCAAGATGACACTCAGTAACCCTTCAGAACTAGATGAACTAATGAGTGAAGAAGCatatgagaaatacataaaatctatTGAGGAGTGA